ATAGGTTCATTAATAATAAATCTATAACAGTCTTCAGGTTTTGTTGAATAATTGATCATTTGTAGTTTAACATCATCAACTGTTTTTTTCCAGGTGATATAAGCACTATCTTTTTTTTCTATCAAAATATCCCTTACTACAGTTCCAAAATAAGCTCGCATTTCTTCATCCCATTTATTTTTTATAGAAGTAAAAAACATTGTGTAAGTGTTGTCAGAGTTCATTTCCTTTTGCATATCAAGTAACTCCTTACGTGCATTTCTTGCACATACTTCTGCTATATCAAATAGTAGGCGGTCTACTAGTAAACAGATTGAATCTTCAGAAAGGATGCAAGAACAATTTTTACAAAAAACAGGAGCAATATAGAACTTATCGAATTTCCCTTTCTTTTTGGGTACGTCTACAACACCTCTAAGACCGATGCTTGAAGCCATTGAAACGCCATATTTCTCATAATATTTATGGCAATCTTCTTTGCTTGAAGATTGGTAATCCGCGAATTCAATTTGAGTATTGGGTTGCCAATAAATATCCTTTTCATCTTCTGATGGATAGATCATTTGAGCCTTTAGTAAAATATTTATTGACCAAAATAACCCAATTAATATTATTCTATTATTCATTTTGTTTATCGTTTAATGTATTGGCATTTTTTAGCTTGCCACTAACGTCCGCGTGTATGAGCCGTTGCGTTGCCGATGCTCCTTGTTATCTAGTTACCACAAGGCAACCAAGAGTGTCAACATCAGTAACCTAGCTGCCAGCAATGGCTTATACACGTTGTTGGGCACAGGTGTTTAACTATCAATTTTAAAGTTTATTGTATTCGATATCCAAGTGTTATGCTAGAAATTAATGTTCGAGCATTTATATCCTCCGACTTTAAAAATCCTGTCATGCCAGGACTAGGTCGAGAATCTAAATCACCAAAATTTGACAAATAAATATAGTAATCAATATTTAGACCTATTTGAAATCTAGAAATATTATAATATGCTCCTCCGCCTAGTATTAATCCAAATATCCCTGACTTTATATTAGTTATTCGATCTTCTTTATGTGATTGTGATATAAGATAATCATAAGTTGGTCCTATGCTAATGAAAGGAGTCAACCTTTCCATTACAGGATATTTAATAATGAATTTTATATTGAGGGATAATTGATCAATAGACGTCTCTGATTTAACAAGAGTAGTGTGTTGATCATCAATAAATTTATCATAGCTCTTTCCACCTTGTCTTTGTAAATAACCAAGGTTCGAAGATAAGTTAAAGTACTTACCATTAAAATAATCAACTCCCAGAAAAAGGATATTGCCATTTAGAGATGTTTTAAAGTCTGAATATTCACCATCAGTAGGCCATTTAAGTTTTGACCAATCTCTACCAAATTGAATCTTGAGTGTCTGAGAATTTGATATCTCAAAAGAAAAGAATAAAATAGCTAATACAAAGAAATTGAGATTTTTCATATGTATATTAATTTGGTTAATCTTGGTGTCTCATAAATAGATCCAAAGTACGTGTCAATGGTTGCGTATTTTACACTTGTGCCCAACTACTTCTTATATTCATATGTATATAAAATGATAATTGGATTCTTATGCGAGGTTAAGTATTTAACTTCTAATTTATAAAATTATGGTAAAAGCTACATTGTTTAATACCATAAAAGATTAAAAAGTAACCCTTCAACTTAAAAATTATTTCAAACTCAATCTTTAATAAAAAAATGCCCCGATTAGTTCGGGGCAAAATCAGAATAGCTTATTAAACTTAGCAAGTGACTGCTGCAAATTCTTTGTAATACAACTTATGAACTGCTTCACCAAATTGTACCCTGGCATTACGGCCTAAAAGCTCCATGATCTGTCCCACTTTACCTGCCGCAATTTCAGTGACACTTTGACCTATGGTATAGCCTTTATTTACAGTTGACTTGGGCACTTTTGTGGACAGTTTCTGCTTTTCTTCCTTAAGAGTTTCACGTTCGGCCTTCACTTCCTCTAACTTGGCGAAAAGTACATCCTTTTTCATAGTACCATAACCTTCAATGTTCAGCTTCTTTGCCAACTCCTTTGCTTCAAAATAATTCATTGTTTCCATATTGTTAAGTTTTAAAATGATGATTTCATCTTTCAAGGTTTCTCCAGACATTCCTGCGGGTGCTTGATAAACGTCTCCCTCCAATTCAGCCACCTGGCTTTCAGTATGGATGCCAACCGAACTGGTTACATGATTGCCTACTTTTATCTTGGTGGGGGTCGCTTTCTGC
The window above is part of the Bacteroidales bacterium genome. Proteins encoded here:
- a CDS encoding outer membrane beta-barrel protein — translated: MKNLNFFVLAILFFSFEISNSQTLKIQFGRDWSKLKWPTDGEYSDFKTSLNGNILFLGVDYFNGKYFNLSSNLGYLQRQGGKSYDKFIDDQHTTLVKSETSIDQLSLNIKFIIKYPVMERLTPFISIGPTYDYLISQSHKEDRITNIKSGIFGLILGGGAYYNISRFQIGLNIDYYIYLSNFGDLDSRPSPGMTGFLKSEDINARTLISSITLGYRIQ